In the Paramormyrops kingsleyae isolate MSU_618 chromosome 6, PKINGS_0.4, whole genome shotgun sequence genome, one interval contains:
- the tmem106c gene encoding transmembrane protein 106C has product MGAQWSLSAGTLLPLPKSGQRGQQGSEWEDDNDSLDGRDRQEDIAQFPYVEFTGRDSITCPTCQGTGRIPSGQVNELVALIPYSDQRLQPQRTKQYVVLSVVLCLLASSLVAFFLFPRSVLVVDDGIRMVTVHFDRNNSEMLINMTSTLNFTNSNFFTVLVDSVNCQVLYMKTVVGTRQLDNVIHIQPLSQRQVNFTVSMEISGSLSYVYAFCTMPSIKVHNIVVLMQTSVKTSYMVRTAQNTMEAYHYIDCGSNSTVHQPSVSRGH; this is encoded by the exons ATGGGTGCACAGTGGTCCCTAAGTGCCGGCACCCTGTTGCCTCTTCCCAAAAGTGGGCAGAGGGGGCAGCAGGGGAGCGAGTGGGAGGATGACAATGACTCTCTGGATGGTCGGGATAGGCAGGAGGACATTGCGCAGTTCCCTTATGTTGAATTCACTGGCCGGGACAGCATCACCTGCCCCACCTGTCAGGGCACTGGCCGGATCCCCTCAG GGCAAGTGAATGAACTGGTGGCTTTGATCCCCTACTCTGACCAGAGGCTGCAGCCCCAGAGAAC GAAGCAGTACGTGGTCCTGTCCGTAGTGCTCTGTCTGCTGGCTTCCTCGCTGGTGGCGTTCTTCCTCTTCCCGCGCTCCGTGCTCGTGGTGGACGATGGGATACGAATGGTGACCGTGCACTTCGACCGCAACAACAGCGAAATGCTCATCAATATGACG AGCACATTGAACTTCACCAACTCTAACTTCTTCACGGTGCTGGTGGACAGCGTTAACTGCCAGGTGCTCTACATGAAGACGGTCGTCGGCACTCGACAATTGGACAATGTCATCCATATTCAGCCCCTCAGCCAAAGACAG GTGAACTTCACTGTCAGTATGGAGATCAGTGGAAGCCTCTCCTATGTTTA TGCCTTCTGTACCATGCCCAGCATCAAGGTCCATAACATCGTGGTGTTAATGCA GACCTCGGTGAAGACCTCCTATATGGTGCGCACCGCCCAGAATACCATGGAGGCCTACCACTACATTGACTGTGGCTCTAACTCCACCGTTCACCAGCCTTCCGTGTCCCGGGGTCATTGA
- the LOC111840357 gene encoding PTB domain-containing engulfment adapter protein 1-like: MNDIYENDNDISFPVKFVGRIEVVRPVGLQLVSEALASLKNSDHVTSSEGKGKKSKVSLFLSMNGIDILEHDTKFMLYTCPLFLVSFCAVHPTLPNHFGFVAQHPASDAYYCYLFRSKKFSHLLVSLIGDAFHASKRDENIGRNRDLVVEALRHRNKTLLKENAELKRRIAALTQEEELNEDSLGEGDVDVI; encoded by the exons ATGAACGACATTTATGAGAATGACAATGACATTTCATTCCCAGTCAAG TTTGTCGGCCGCATAGAAGTTGTTCGACCAGTGGGATTACAACTTGTAAGTGAGGCACTGGCCAGTTTGAAG AACTCAGATCACGTTACAAGCTCAGAGGGAAAGGGGAAGAAAAGCAAAGTTTCACTGTTTCTGTCCATGAATGGAATCGATATTCTGGAACATGATACAAAG TTTATGCTGTACACCTGTCCACTGTTCTTAGTCTCATTCTGTGCCGTTCACCCGACTCTGCCCAACCACTTTGGCTTTGTGGCCCAGCATCCTGCCTCTGACGCCTACTACTGCTACCTGTTTCGGAGCAAGAAGTTT TCTCACCTGCTGGTGTCACTCATTGGTGATGCCTTTCATGCTTCCAAGAGGGATGAGAACATCGGTCGCAACAGGGACCTGGTGGTGGAAGCTCTCCGTCACAGG AATAAGACACTGCTTAAGGAGAATGCAGAGCTCAAGAGGAGAATTGCTGCACTCACCCAGGAGGAGGAATTGAATGAGGACTCACTTGGG GAAGGAGATGTGGATGTCATC